A part of Arachis hypogaea cultivar Tifrunner chromosome 12, arahy.Tifrunner.gnm2.J5K5, whole genome shotgun sequence genomic DNA contains:
- the LOC112729975 gene encoding uncharacterized protein — translation MEFDKTGDYSTKSFVRVMQEEVLPEEVTSYSFTSAVWKGFVPPRVELPSWFALVGRVNTKDRLCRLRVIDQQDNKCLLCGKPVETAYHLFLSCEITWQVWCAWLMAFQQRWSFPGTLKEHFESWTSFLGRKVDRKRWFTGFFAVIWTIWLERNDRLFRNKSSRVGDIINRSFTFYEEWSGAEPFGC, via the coding sequence ATGGAATTTGATAAAACAGGTGACTACTCAACAAAATCCTTTGTGCGAGTGATGCAGGAGGAAGTCCTACCGGAGGAGGTTACCAGCTATAGCTTCACTAGTGCTGTTTGGAAAGGATTTGTCCCCCCGAGGGTTGAACTTCCTTCTTGGTTTGCGTTAGTCGGAAGGGTCAACACAAAGGATCGACTGTGCAGATTACGGGTTATTGACCAGCAGGACAATAAGTGTCTTCTCTGTGGTAAGCCTGTGGAAACCGCGTATCATCTGTTTCTTAGTTGTGAGAttacatggcaggtgtggtgtgcttggctaATGGCCTTTCAACAAAGGTGGAGCTTTCCGGGTACTTTGAAGGAACATTTTGAGAGTTGGACGAGCTTTCTAGGAAGGAAGGTAGATAGAAAGAGATGGTTCACTGGATTCTTTGCTGTTATCTGGACAATTTGGCTAGAAAGGAATGACAGGCTCTTCCGAAATAAGAGTTCAAGAGTAGGGGACATTATCAACAGATCGTTTACGTTCTACGAAGAATGGAGTGGTGCTGAGCCCTTTGGGTGTTGA